The segment CCATGACGCATCGGCAGCGGCTCCATCATGTGGCCGCATGAAGACCATCACTGAATTTCCCCGCAAAGTCATCGAATTTCCGGACATGGGGATCGTCATGCCGGATGGCTGCCGGCTGTCGGCGCGGGTATGGATGCCGGCTGATGCTGCCGACGATCCAGTGCCGGCGATCCTCGAGCATCTACCCTACCGCAAGCGCGACGGCACCATCTTTCGCGACCAGCTGACGCATCCCTATTTCGCCGGTCACGGCTACGCCTCGATCCGCGTCGACATGCGCGGCAATGGCGATTCCGAAGGGCTGATGGACGACGAATATTCCGAGCAGGAACTGCAGGACGCTTGCGACGTGATCGCCTGGGCGGCTGACCAGCCCTGGTGCAACGGCAATGTCGGCATGATGGGCATCTCCTGGGGCGGCTTCAACTGCCTGCAGACAGCATCCAAGCGGCCGCCGGCGCTGAAGGCGGTGATCAGCCTGTGCTCGACCGTCGACCGCTATGCCGACGACATTCACTACAAGGGCGGCTGCCTGCTTATCGAGAATTTCGGCTGGGCTTCGACCATGCTGTCCTATTCGTCGCGGCCGCCGGATCCGCTGCTGGCCGGCGACAACAGATGGCGCGACCTGTGGCTGACCCGGCTGGAGAACCAGCCCTTCCTGGCGCCGCTGTGGCTGAAGCATCAGCACCGCGATGCCTATTGGAAACGCGGCTCGATCTGCGAGAACTATTCCGCCATCCAAGCCGCCGTGCTGTCGATCGGCGGCTGGCATGACGGCTATCGCAACACCATTTCCCATCTCGTCGCCAATATCGAGGCGCCGGTCAAAGGCATCGTCGGCCCGTGGATCCACAAATACCCGCACTATGCCGCACCCGAACCGCGCGTCGGCTTCCTGCAGGAGGCGTTGCGCTGGTGGGACCGCTGGCTGAAGGGCGTCGACACCGGCGTCGAGGCCGACCCCGCCTACCGCGCCTATGTCATGGACAGCGTGCGCCCCGCGCGCTGGCATTCCGAACGGCCGGGCCGCTGGGTCGCCGAACCGGTGTGGCCATCGCCTGATATCAAGACACAGGAAGTCGAACTGATCGCAGAAGGCAGCAAGCCTGCTATGGTCGCTTCGCCGCAAAGCTGCGGCCTTGCCGGTGGCGAATATTTTCCCTTCACCTTCGGACCGGAATTGCCCGGCGACCAGCGCCCCGACGATGCGCTGTCGGTTTGCTTCGACCAGCCGGTGCTGACCGAGGCGATCGACATTGTCGGTGCACCGGAGGTGTCGGTCAGGGTTTCGTCGGACCGGCCGCAAGCGAACATTGCCATCCGGCTGTGCGACGTGCATCCCGACGGAGCGTCCGAGTTGATCTCCTACGGCGTGCTCAACCTGACGCACCGCAATTCGCACGAATTTCCCGAAGCGCTGGTGCCGGGTGAAGCCGTCAACGCCCGGGTCGTGCTCGACCAATGTGCCTATCGCGTACCATCAGGCCACCGGCTGCGTATTGCCGTTTCGAACGCCTACTGGCCGATGATCTGGCCCTCGCCTGAGCCGGTCCGGCTCGACCTGTCGGCGGCAACGCTGAAGCTGCCGCTGCGGCCGCTGGCGCAAGCTGACGAAGTCACATTCCCCAGGCCGGAGGCAGCCGCGCCGTGGGCGACGGAGACGATCCGCGCCGCCAATTCCGAGCGTCATGTCAATTGCGATGAAAAGACCGGAATGATCACGCTTTCCATTGTCGACGATTTCGGCGAGGTGCGTGATCTGGAGCATGGCCTCGCCAATGGCAGCATCGCGCGAGAGACATGGACGATCCACCCCGACGATCCGTTATCGGCCTCGGGCAAGACGCATTGGACCCAGACGCTGTCGCGAAATGGATGGTCGGTGCGCACCGAATCGTCAGCCGAAATGCGGTCCGACGCGCAAAGCTTCATGGTCCACGCCAGAATCGAAGCCTATGAAGGCGAGAAACTGGTTTTCGAGCGTAATTTCGAGGAGAGCATTCCGCGCAATCTGCTTTGAGCGCTTATTCGGATTGGTCCAATTGCGACGTACGATTTACGCCACGGCATGTCGCATTCGGTCTTGCTTACGGGGTTCCCTTGCGGTCATTATTCTCCTCACAAGAAACCATAAAAAACGACCACAAGGTCGAACCAACAGAGTGAGGAACTCAACATGTCGAACGAACTGGAATTTCTTAGCCGGCGCGTCGCATCCGGCAAACTGAGCCGTCGTGATTTTCTCGGCCGGGCGGCAGCGCTCGGTGTCACCGCGACCTTCGCCAACTCGCTGCTTTCAAGCGCGACGCGCGCCGCGGGTCCGGTCAAGGGCGGCACGCTGAAGGCCGGCCTGGTCGGCGGCGAGTCCACCAACAGCCTCGATCCGGCCCTGTTCATGACCCAGGTGCCGTTCGCCTTCGGCAAGATGTGGGGCGAACTGATCGTCGAGCTTTCGCCGGAAGGCACCCTCGAGAACCGCATCGCCGAGGAGATCGGCTCGTCGGACGACGCCAAGGTGTGGACGCTGAAGATCCGCGACGGCGTCGAATTCCACAATGGCAAGACGGTGACCGCCGAGGACGTGGCTGCCACCCTCGAACGGCATTCGGACGAGAAGTCGAAGTCGGGCGCGCTCGGCTACATGAAGGGCATCGAGAGCATCAAGGCCAGCGGCAAGGAAGTCGTGCTGACGCTGAAGGAGGCCAATGCCGACCTGCCCTATCTGCTCAGCGACTACCATCTGATCGTCCAGCCGAACGGCGGCAAGGACAAGGCCGATGCCGGCATCGGCGCCGGGCCCTACAAGGTCACCACCAACGAGCCCGGCGTGCGCCATGGCGGCGAGCGCTTCGCCAATTACTGGCAGGGCGACAAGATGGGCCATGCCGACCAGATCGAGATCATTGTCATCAACGACGCCACGGCGCGCACCTCGGCCCTGCAAGGCGGTCAGGTCAACATGATCAACCGCGTCGAGCCGAAGATCGTCGACCTGATCAAGCGTCTGCCCGGCGTCACCATCCGCAACCATGCCGGCCCTGGCCACTACGTCTTCATCATGCACTGCAACACGGCGCCGTTCGACAACAACGATCTCAGGATGGCGCTGAAGCTGGCGATCGACCGCGAGGAGATGCTCGACAAGGTTCTCAGAGGCTATGGTTCGCTCGGCAACGACTTCCCGATCAATGCGTCCTATCCGCTGTTCACTGAGATCGAACAGCGCAAGTATGATCCCGACAAGGCCAAGTTCCATTACAAGAAGTCGGGCCACGACGGCGCCGTCCTGCTCAGGACCTCGGACGTTGCCTTCCCCGGCGCCGTCGACGCCTCCCAGCTCTTCCAGCAGAGCGCCGCCAAGGCCGGTATTCAGATCGAGCTCAAGCGTGAACCGGGCGACGGCTACTGGAACGAAGTCTGGAACAAGCAGCCCTTCTGCGCCTCCTACTGGGGTGGCCGCTCGACCCAGGACCAGATGTATTCGACCGCTTACCTGTCGAGCGCCGACTGGAACGACACGCGTTTCAAGCGTCCGGATTTCGACAAGATGGTGCTGGCGGCCCGCGCCGAGCTCGACGAGACCAAGCGCAAGGCGATGTACCACGACATGGCTGTCCTTGTGCGCGACGAGGGCGGCCTGATCCTGCCGATGTTCAACCAGTTCATCGACGCGACGGGCGCCAAGGTCGCCGGCTGGGTCGACGATCCGCATCAGGAACTGATGAACGGGTACGCTCTGGCAAAGTGCTGGCTCGAAGCCTGAGCCTGGCCTTGCGGATATGTCCTCACCCATCATGAAACTGGTGGCCCAGCGCATTGCGCTGGGCATCCTCCTGCTGTTGGCCGTATCGGTCCTGATCTTCGCCGGCACCCAGATTCTGCCCGGCGACGTCGCCCAAGCTATTCTCGGGCAGTCGGCGACACCGGAGTCGCTCGCCAATCTGCGCGAGCAGCTCGGCCTCAACGATCCGGCCTTTATCCGCTATTTCCGCTGGCTCGGCGGCGTCGTGACCGGCGATCTCGGCACCGCCATGTCGAGCGGGCAGGATATTGCGGCGTCGATCAAGGGGCGGTTGTGGAACACGCTGTTCCTCGCTTTCTGGGCGGCGGTCGTGGCCGTGCCGCTGGCGATCGTCCTCGGCCTGATCGCAGTGCGTTACCGCAATGGCTGGGTCGACAAGCTGATCTCCGGACTGGCGCTTGCCTCGACCTCGTTTCCCGAATTCTTCATCGGCTACGTTCTGGTCTATTTCTTCGCCGTGAAATACCAGATCTTCCCCGGCATCTCGACAGTCTATGACGGAATGCCTTTCGGCGAGCGCGTGCAGGCGATCATGCTGCCGGCGGCGGCACTGACGCTGGTGGTGCTCGCCCACATGATGCGGATGACGCGCGCCGCGATCCTCAATGTTATGCAATCGGCGTATGTGGAAACCGCCGAGCTCAAGGGGCTTTCGGCATTCGCCGTCATCCGCAGGCATGCCTTTCCCAATGCGATTGCGCCGATCATCAACGTCGTCATGCTCAACCTCGCCTATCTCATCGTCGGCGTCGTCGTGGTCGAAGTGATCTTCGTCTATCCGGGCATGGGCCAATATCTCGTCGACCACGTCACCAAGCGCGACGTGCCGGTGGTGCAGGCGGTCGGCCTGATCTTCGCCGCCGTCTACATCAGCTTGAACATCATTGCGGACATAGCGGCGATCGTCGCCAATCCGCGTCTCAGACATCCGAAATAGGGGAGCGGGCATGCTCGACATAAAACGCATCCCCATCCCTGCGCTGATCGGCCTGCTGCTGACGGCGCTGTTCGTGCTGGCAGCGATCTTCGCGCCCTGGATCGCGCCGTACGGCAATGGGGAGATCGTCGGCGATGTCTGGGGACCGATGTCGGCGACACATTGGCTGGGCACCGATAATCTCGGCCGCGACCTTCTTTCGCGGATGATTTACGGCGCCCGCGTCACGCTGTTCATCGCCGTGCTGGCCACCGCGCTGTCGTTCTCGCTCGGCGCCATCCTCGGCTTCTCGGCGGCGGTCTTCGGCGGCTGGTTCGACACGCTGCTGTCACGTCTCGTCGACCTCCTGATGTCGATCCCGACGCTGATCATGGGCCTCGTCGTGCTCTCGGTGCTGCCGACCAATCTGGTGACGCTGATCCTGGTCATGGGCATCCTCGACTCGACCCGCGTCTACCGCCTGTCGCGAGCGGTCGCCGTCGACATCAACGTCATGGATTTCGTCGAGGCGGCCAAGCTGCGCGGCGAAGGCAGCGTGTGGATCATCTTCCGCGAGATCCTGCCCAATGCATTGTCGCCGCTGGTTTCGGAACTCGGCCTGCGCTTCATCTATGCCGTGCTGTTCCTGTCGACGCTGTCGTTCCTTGGTCTCGGCGTGCAGCCGCCTAGCGCCGACTGGGGCGGCATGGTCAAGGAAAACAAGGACGGCATCGTCTTCGGCATCGCGGCGGCGCTCATCCCCGCGGCGGCGATAGCCATGCTGGCGATTTCCGTCAACCTTGTCGCCGACTGGGTGCTCAACCGCACGACAAGCCTGAAGGGAGGGCGCGGGTGATGGCTGACCAGCGAGCAAAGTCGGTGCTGCTCGATATCCGTAATCTGCGCATCGAGGCGACAGTGTTTCCGCCGGGCGAGGCGCCGAAAAACATCGTGCTGGTCCACGACGTCTCGCTGACGCTCGAGAAAGGCAAAGTGCTCGGCCTGATCGGCGAGTCCGGCGCCGGCAAGTCGACCATCGGCCTGGCGTCGATGGGCTATGGCCGCGGCGGCGTGCGCATCACCGGCGGCGAAGTCATCCTCAACGGCCGCGACATCCTGAAGGGCGGCAAGGAGGGCTTTCGCAAGCTGCGTGGCCGCGAGGTCTGCTATGTCGCGCAATCGGCTGCCGCCGCCTTCAACCCGGCGCACAGGCTGATGGACCAAGTGGTCGAGGCGACGCTGCTGCATGGGACGGCGACACGGGGTGCGGCCGAAAAACGCGCCATCGCGCTGTTCAAGAAGCTCAGCCTGCCGAACCCCGAAAGCATCGGCGAGCGCTTTCCGCACCAAGTGTCAGGCGGCCAGCTGCAGCGTGTGATGACGGCAATGGCGCTGTGCTCCGAGCCCGACCTGATCGTCTTCGACGAGCCGACCACGGCACTCGACGTGACGACGCAGATCGACGTGCTGGCGGCGATCAAGGACGCCATCCGCGACACGCATGTCGCGGCGCTGTACATCACGCACGACCTTGCCGTCGTCGCCCAGGTGTCGGACGAAATCATGGTGCTGCGCCACGGCCGGCTGGTCGAATGGGGCGGCACCCGCCAGATCATCAAGGAACCGCGCCAGGAATACACCAATGCGCTGGTCTCGGTGCATGAGATCGAGCACCAGGAGCAGAAGCCTGGCACGACGCCGTTCCTGTCGGTCAAGAACATCACCGCCGCCTATGGCCGCAGCCATATCAAGGTGCTGAAGAACGTCTCGGTCGACATCTATCCGGGCCAGACGCTGGCGGTGGTCGGCGAGTCCGGCTCGGGCAAGTCGACGCTGGCCCGCGCCATCACCGGCCTGTTGCCGCCCGAACAAGGCACAGTCACCTTCGACGGGCGGCCGCTCGCCAACCGGCTTGCCGACCGGCCCAAGGAGGATCTGCGCCAGTTGCAGATGATCTACCAGATGGCCGACGTGGCGATGAACCCGCGCCAGACCGTCGGCACCATCGTCGGCCGGCCGCTCGAATTCTATTTTGGTCTGCGCGGCCGCGAGCGCGACAGGCGCGTCGCCGAGTTGCTCGACAAGATCGAAATGGGCAAGGGCTTTGTCGACCGCTACCCGGCCGAGCTTTCCGGGGGCCAGAAGCAGCGCGTCTGCATCGCCCGTTCGCTTGCCGCCAAGCCGAAGCTGATCATCTGCGACGAGGTTACCTCGGCGCTCGACCCGCTGGTGGCCAACGGCATCCTGAAGCTGCTGCTCGAGCTGCAGAAGGAGGAGAACGTCGCCTATCTGTTCATCACCCACGACCTCGCGACGGTGAAGTCGATCGCCGATTCGATCGCGGTGATGTATCGCGGCGAGGTGGTGCGCTACGGCGCCAAGAGCCAGGTGCTGGCGCCGCCGTTCGATGCCTATACCGACCTTCTCTTGTCCTCGGTCCCCGAAATGGAGATCGGCTGGCTGGAAAAGGCGATCAAGGGACGGCGCATGGCCAGCGCCGGCAATTAGACACCCCGGTGGCGCCTCGGCTTGCCGAGGGCAGCGCGAACGCTCGGCGTGAACAGCGAGCGCTGGCGCCGCCCCTCATCCCGCTGCCCGGACCTTCTTCCCGTATAGGGACAGGGAGAAGGAGATCTCTGGCAACACCGTCGCTCTTCGGCTAGCTTTCAGAGAATTCCGGGCGGATAGCGGTGAACCTTTTTGGGCCGATCAGCGACAGAGCAGACAGGAGCCAGGCGGCTCGACCGGCCATGATGGCGGCCACGGAAACCGATCGCGCGCTTGTCGGCCGGGTCGCCAAAGGCGACCGTGCCGCCGTGCGGCTCCTGTTCATGCGCCACCACGCTCGAGTCTACCGCTTCGTGGTGCGCCAGACGGGATCGGAAATGATGGCCGACGATATCGCCAACGAGGTGTTTCTCGAACTCTGGCGCCAGGCGCCCGGCTTCGAGGGGCGCTCGGAAGTCTTGACGTGGCTGCTCGGCATCGCCCGCTTCAAGGCGCTGTCGTCGCTGCGCAAGAAAAGGGAAGACTGGATCGACGACGATGACGCGGCCCAGGTCGCCGACGGCGCCGACTCTCCGGAAGTCGTCACCATGAAGGAAGACAAGGGCGCAGCATTGCGACGCTTCGTCGATGCCTTGCCGGAAGAACACCGAACGGTGATCGACCTAGCCTACTACCACGGACAGTCGGTGACCGAGATCGGCGAGGTGCTCGGCATCCCGGTCGCCACCGTCAAGACCCGAATGTTCTACGCCCGCAAGAAACTCGGCGAGGCTCTCAAGGCCGCCGGTTACGACAGGGGGTGGCCATGAGCGCCGCTGAAAAGATGTCGCGCCGCGATGAAATGGAAACGCTGCTGCCGTTCTATCTGAATGGCTCGCTGGAAGGCGCGGAGCTCGAAGCCGTCGAGGAATGGCTGGCGACAGACCCGGCAGCGCTTGCCGCACTCGGCGAGGCCGAAGCCGAATTCTCCAGCACCGCTGCATCCAACGAAGCGATCCGTCCGCCGGCCGACGCGCTCAGCCGCTTCGCCCGGGCGCTCGACGCCGAGGCCGGTCCAGCGCGCGCGCCGGCGGCGTCGTCCTGGCTGGCGCAAGCGTGGGGCCGCTTCACGGCGGTGCCTGCCGGCGTCGCCTGGGCTGCGGCCGCGGCTCTGCTGGCGCTTGTGGTCGTACAGTCGTTTGAGCAGCCCGGCGGCATGGACAGCGATTTCGAAATTGCCGGCGAGCAAGGCGATCTGGCGAAAATGCCGTTCGCGCTGGTCACGTTCAAGCCGGACGCAAAGATGGCCGACATTGTCGCTTTTCTTGGCGAACACCAGCTGAAGATTGCCGGCGGCCCGACCGCCGACGGCGTCTTCCGCCTTGGCATTCCGGCGACGACCGCAGCCGACTATGACAAACTGCTCGGCCTGATTGCCGCCCAGCCGTTTGCCGAGGCTGTGGTCGAGGGAAGGAAACCGGTCGATGGCGGCTAGGGCGGTCATCCGCTTTGCGGCGCTGCTTGTAGCGGCGATGATGATCACTGCTGCGCCGGCCTTGGCGCAGACCAATGATCCGAACCTTACGCAGTCGGAAATCGACTGCCTCAACCGAGGAGCGACGGCGGCCGACTGCTTCGAGGACGACACACAGGATGCCAGCGGCGAAAGGCCAGGGGATAACAACGGCGAAAAGCCCGGCGCAGGCCCTGCCGTGACAAATGCGGTGTTTCTTCCCGCGCTGATCGTCGACCTGTTCCCTAATCCTGTCGGCGGCGGCCAGGCGCCGCTGCCGACGCCCGATCCGCGCCGCGATCCGGCCAGCGGTGCGTTGCCGCCGCCGGTACCGCCTGCCGGTGCGGCAGCGATACAGGCCGCTGCGGCGGGCGGCCCGATCGTTTCGCCCAGCGATCTCGTCGCGGCCGAGCCGCCGCGCGCCATCGTCGGTGATTTCGTGCCGGACGAGGTACTGGTGACGGTGGAGGGCGGCGCCGTCCAGCAGATCGCCGCCTCCTTTGGCCTCGCGGTGCGCTCGCAGCGCCAGTCTCAGTTGCTCGGCTCGACACTGGTGCGCTTCGGCATTCCCGACGGCCGCCCGGTCGGCGTCGTGCTGGCGCAGCTTGCCGCCGACGGCCGCACTTTGCGGCGCGAGGCCAACCATATCTACTCGCTGCAGCAGGCAGCCACCATCGTCAACTATGCCTTCGAGCGCATCGCGCTCGATGCGAAAGAGGCGAGCGGCGAGAACGTGCGCATCGCCGTCGTCGACACTGCCATCGACGACACCAATCCGGCACTCTCCGGCGTCATCGCCGATCAGTTCAACGCCATGCCCGACGTGCCGATCGAGGCGCGCGATCACGGCACCTCGATCGACGGCCTGATCGCCGGCGTCGGCGCGCTCAAAGGCATGGCGCCGGGCGCCAGGATCTACCACGCCCGCGCCTTCGAGGGCGGCAAGTCGACCATGGACGTCATCCTGGCGGCGCTCGACTGGGCGGCGGAGCAGGATGTCCGCATCATCAATATGAGCTTCGTCGGCCCGAAGAACGACCTGCTCGGCGTCGCCTGCCGCAATGCTCGGGCTTTGGGCATCGTGCTGGTCGCCGCCGCCGGCAACAACGGGCCGAAGGCGCCCTACGGCTACCCGGCCGCCTTCGACGGCGTCATCGCGGTGACCGCCACCGATGCCAGGGACGGGCTGATGCAGCAGGCCAATCGCGGCGCCTACGTCTTCCTCTCCGCACCCGGCGTCGAGATGGTAGCGCCGAGCGGCGCCGGTTCGGATGTCGTCACCGGCACCTCGTTTGCCGCAGCGATCGTCACCGGCGCGATCGCCAATCTGCTGAATGCGGCGCCCGACCGCTCCGCCGACTGGGTCGAGAAGGTGCTGGCCGCCACGGCAAGGGATCTTGGCCCCAAGGGCAGGGACAGTGATTTCGGCTATGGGCTGCTCAACATCAAGGCGGCCGCGACGGCGAAGGAATAAGTCACGGGGGCGAACCGCGACGACGCATTTCCCAGTACCCGCCAAGCCTTACGCAGGCGCTCCGGCGACCGATCCCCTGACCACCAGGTCGACCGGCCAGACCTCGCCGCGGGCGCCCTCTTCCAATCCGGAAATCCGCGCTGCCAGCCGCTCGGCGATGCGCGCGCCGGCCAGGCGGATCGACGAACGCGTCGTCGACAACGGCACCGAAAAATTCTCCGGCTTCAGCCATGGAAAAACGTCGTCGTGGGCGATCAGCGACAGGTCGCCCGGAATGGTCAGGCCGAGATCGCGCACCGCGCGCACGACGCCGAGCGCCATGATCAGGCTGGAGCAGGCGATCGCGGTCGGCGCATCGCTGCGCTCGAGCAGCCGTCTGGCGGCGCGGTAGCCGTTCTCCTCGGTCATGGCGAGCGAACAGACATCGCCATCGTCAAGCACCAGGCCGCTCGCCGCCAGCGCCCGGCGCACGCCGCGCTCGCGGTGGATGGCGAAGGTCTCGCGGCCGTCGCCGTTGATCAGCGCCAGCCGCCGGTGACCGAGCTGGACGAGCAGCCGTGCCGCCTCGTGGAAGGCGCCCTCATTGTCGATGTCGGTGAAAGGGTAGTCGAAATCGAGCCCTTCGCTGCGGCCATGAACGATAAAGGGAATGCCGAGCTTGCTGACCAGCGCCACCCGCCGGTCGGCCGGCCTCGGCGACGAGATATAGACGGCGTCGACCTGCCGGTTGGCGACGATACGCCGGTAGGTCGTCTCCTGGTCGTCGGCATCGGCGGGGGACAGCACCAGGTCGAGTTCGTGCGAACGGGCATAGTCGCCGAGACCGGACAGGAATTCGACGAAATGCGGGTCGATGTCGGCGGCCGCCCCGGTCGGCAAGACATAACCGATCATCCCGGTCTTGCCGGTAGCCAGCCGACGCGCGCTCGGGTTGGGGCGATAGCCGTGGCGCTTGGCGGCGTCGATCACCCGCCGGCGCGTTTCCTCGTTGACTTCCGGGTAGCCGTTCAGAGCGCGGCTTACCGTCGTCTGCGAAAGCGCCAGCATGTGGGAAAGCTGTTTGAGGTTCACCGGAGGCCTCCAAGCCTCAAAGCGCTTTAACTACGGGTGACCCGGCCCGCAACCGGCAGCACTCGTCAAGACAAAGACCATAAGCACCGTTTCCGAGCAGTTTGAAGAAAAATATGCTGCTGCAGCCCAAAAAAGCATGCTGCAGCGCAGTTTCTCGCTCTCTGTGTCAGCGCATTAAATCGATTGATCCTCCACCCTCTTGACTTGCGATCGATTCGATGGCGTGATCGAGTCCTCCAAAGCGCTTTGGAAGACTCTTCGAAAGGTTGCGGTTCCTTTCCGAGTGAGTCACAGTCCTGCGGCGTCGGCGGACGGAATGGAGGTTCCGTCCCATGTTTGTCACCACTGGGAGGGAATACCGATGAGGAAAATGCTTCTGCTGGGCGCCACTTCTGTCGCGCTCGCCTTGGGCGCACCGGCGCAGGCCGAACTGAAGTTCAAGCCGGGCGAAGACCCCCGCTTCAACTGGGCGAACTACGAAGAGCTCAAAAAAGTCGACCTCAAGGGCGAGACGCTGTCGATCTTCGGGCCATGGCGCGGCGAGGACGAGGGCCTCATCCGCACCGTTCTCGACTATTTCTCGGAAGCCACCGGCGCCGAGGTCAAATACTCATCGTCGGAAAATTACGAACAGCAGATCGTCATCGATACGCAAGCCGGCAGCCCGCCCAATATCGCCGTGCTGCCGCAGCCGGGCCTGATCCAGGATCTGGCGTCCAAGGGCCTGCTGACGCCGCTCGGCGACGACACCGCCAACTGGATCAAGGACAACTACGGCGCCGGCCAGTCGTGGGTCGATCTCGGCACCTTCAACGACAAGGACGGCAAGCCGGGCTTCTTCGCCTTCCCCTACAAGGCCGACGTGAAATCGCTGGTCTGGTACTCGCCGGACAATTTCGAAGAAGCCGACTACGAAGTGCCGAAGACGCAGGAAGAGCTCGCCGAGCTCGAAAAGCAGATCATCGCCGACGGCGGCACGCCATGGTGCATCGGGCTCGGTTCGGGCGGCGCCACCGGCTGGCCGGCGACCGACTGGGTCGAGGACATCATGCTGCGCACCCAGACGCCCGAGACCTACGACAAATGGGTGAAGAACGAGATTCCGTTCAACGACCCCGCGGTGGTCAACGCCATCGACATTTTCGGCAAGATCGCGACCGATGACAAGATGGTCGACGGCGGTGCCAAGGCGGTGGCGGCGACCGATTTTCGCGATAGCCCGAAGGGCCTGTTCTCGGTGCCGCCGAAATGCTATTTGCACCACCAGGCGTCGTTCATCCCGACCTTCTTCCCGGAAGGCACCGAGATCGGCCAGGACGCCGACTTCTTCTACTACCCACCTTACGCTGCCAAGCCCGACCTCGGCACCCCGGTGCTCGGCGCCGGCACGCTGGCCATGATCACCAAGGATAGCAAGAGTGCCCGCGCGTTCATCGAATTCCTGAAGATGCCACTCGCCCATGAGATCTGGATGGCCCAGGGCGGCTTCGTGACGCCGTTCAAGTCGGTCAACAAGGACGCCTATGCCAGCGACGCGCTGAAGAAGCAGGGCGAAATCCTTGCCGAAGCCTCGACCTTCCGCTTCGACGGGTCAGACCTGATGCCGGGCAAGATCGGCGCCGGCGCCTTCTGGACCGGCATGATCGATCTCGTCGGCGGCAAGTCCGCCCAGGATGTCGCCACCGACATCCAGAAGAGCTGGGACGCGATCAAGTAGGCGTCCCGACGAACGTCCGATCCTGCATGGATCCGGAACTTGGACCATGATCCCGAAAAGTGGAGACCGGTTTTCGGAAAAGATCATGGTCAAACAAGAAAATGGAATCCCATCCCGACTCTACCGGGATGGGATTCCAGGCCCGGATCCGACCGGTGGCCCACGCCGCAGCAATTTTTTATGAGCACATTCCGGCATGACGCGCGACCAGCAAGAGCAAACCCTGCCCTGCATCCGGTCGCGTTCCAAATAACTGAATCGGCCCATGTTCGCGTCGCCAAAAGCATGCTCGACGGGAGAAACATGCGCAGAGGGAGGGACCCGTGGCGGCTCAAATTTTCTCGGCCATATTTGTCATCGTCGTCGGCGTCGGCGGCTGCGTCGCCTATTTCTGGGGCGCCAACAAACTGGTGGACATCATCTTTCCGTCGCGCGGCGTCGCTGGTGCTGCGGCCATCGACAATCTGCGCCGGCAGGGGATGATCCGGCCGTGGCTGTTCGTCGGCCCGGCCATGATCATCCTCACCATCTACCTGATCTACCCGGTGGTGGAGACGCTCAGGCTGTCGTTCCTCGATCGCGGCGGCAACAATTTCGTCGGCCTCGCCAACTATGAATGGGCGTTCGGTGATCGCGAGTTCCGCAACGCCATCTTCAACAACATCATCTGGCTGGCGGTGGTGCCGGCCGCTTGCACATTCCTCGGGCTGATCATCGCCGTCCTCACCGACAAGATCTGGTGGGGCACCATCGCCAAGAGCCTGATCTTCCTGCCGCTGGCCATCTCCTTCGTCGGCGCCAGCGTCATCTGGAAATTCATCTACGAGTATCGGGGCGCCGGCCAGACGCAGATCGGCCTGCTCAACGCCATCATCCAGTATTTCGGCGGCCAGCCGCAGGTCTGGATATCGCTGCCGTTCTGGAACAATTTCTTCCTGATGATCATCCTGATCTG is part of the Mesorhizobium sp. L-2-11 genome and harbors:
- a CDS encoding CocE/NonD family hydrolase; its protein translation is MKTITEFPRKVIEFPDMGIVMPDGCRLSARVWMPADAADDPVPAILEHLPYRKRDGTIFRDQLTHPYFAGHGYASIRVDMRGNGDSEGLMDDEYSEQELQDACDVIAWAADQPWCNGNVGMMGISWGGFNCLQTASKRPPALKAVISLCSTVDRYADDIHYKGGCLLIENFGWASTMLSYSSRPPDPLLAGDNRWRDLWLTRLENQPFLAPLWLKHQHRDAYWKRGSICENYSAIQAAVLSIGGWHDGYRNTISHLVANIEAPVKGIVGPWIHKYPHYAAPEPRVGFLQEALRWWDRWLKGVDTGVEADPAYRAYVMDSVRPARWHSERPGRWVAEPVWPSPDIKTQEVELIAEGSKPAMVASPQSCGLAGGEYFPFTFGPELPGDQRPDDALSVCFDQPVLTEAIDIVGAPEVSVRVSSDRPQANIAIRLCDVHPDGASELISYGVLNLTHRNSHEFPEALVPGEAVNARVVLDQCAYRVPSGHRLRIAVSNAYWPMIWPSPEPVRLDLSAATLKLPLRPLAQADEVTFPRPEAAAPWATETIRAANSERHVNCDEKTGMITLSIVDDFGEVRDLEHGLANGSIARETWTIHPDDPLSASGKTHWTQTLSRNGWSVRTESSAEMRSDAQSFMVHARIEAYEGEKLVFERNFEESIPRNLL
- a CDS encoding ABC transporter substrate-binding protein — protein: MSNELEFLSRRVASGKLSRRDFLGRAAALGVTATFANSLLSSATRAAGPVKGGTLKAGLVGGESTNSLDPALFMTQVPFAFGKMWGELIVELSPEGTLENRIAEEIGSSDDAKVWTLKIRDGVEFHNGKTVTAEDVAATLERHSDEKSKSGALGYMKGIESIKASGKEVVLTLKEANADLPYLLSDYHLIVQPNGGKDKADAGIGAGPYKVTTNEPGVRHGGERFANYWQGDKMGHADQIEIIVINDATARTSALQGGQVNMINRVEPKIVDLIKRLPGVTIRNHAGPGHYVFIMHCNTAPFDNNDLRMALKLAIDREEMLDKVLRGYGSLGNDFPINASYPLFTEIEQRKYDPDKAKFHYKKSGHDGAVLLRTSDVAFPGAVDASQLFQQSAAKAGIQIELKREPGDGYWNEVWNKQPFCASYWGGRSTQDQMYSTAYLSSADWNDTRFKRPDFDKMVLAARAELDETKRKAMYHDMAVLVRDEGGLILPMFNQFIDATGAKVAGWVDDPHQELMNGYALAKCWLEA
- a CDS encoding ABC transporter permease, with the translated sequence MSSPIMKLVAQRIALGILLLLAVSVLIFAGTQILPGDVAQAILGQSATPESLANLREQLGLNDPAFIRYFRWLGGVVTGDLGTAMSSGQDIAASIKGRLWNTLFLAFWAAVVAVPLAIVLGLIAVRYRNGWVDKLISGLALASTSFPEFFIGYVLVYFFAVKYQIFPGISTVYDGMPFGERVQAIMLPAAALTLVVLAHMMRMTRAAILNVMQSAYVETAELKGLSAFAVIRRHAFPNAIAPIINVVMLNLAYLIVGVVVVEVIFVYPGMGQYLVDHVTKRDVPVVQAVGLIFAAVYISLNIIADIAAIVANPRLRHPK
- a CDS encoding ABC transporter permease; translated protein: MLDIKRIPIPALIGLLLTALFVLAAIFAPWIAPYGNGEIVGDVWGPMSATHWLGTDNLGRDLLSRMIYGARVTLFIAVLATALSFSLGAILGFSAAVFGGWFDTLLSRLVDLLMSIPTLIMGLVVLSVLPTNLVTLILVMGILDSTRVYRLSRAVAVDINVMDFVEAAKLRGEGSVWIIFREILPNALSPLVSELGLRFIYAVLFLSTLSFLGLGVQPPSADWGGMVKENKDGIVFGIAAALIPAAAIAMLAISVNLVADWVLNRTTSLKGGRG